A region of Anolis sagrei isolate rAnoSag1 chromosome 2, rAnoSag1.mat, whole genome shotgun sequence DNA encodes the following proteins:
- the ENDOU gene encoding uridylate-specific endoribonuclease: MHATGKMKMWAFLLLLQAAYSLASGSLYGPADSCKGRCNEKYNSKDVCHCNNQCETYQNCCDDYQSYCGQGNTENKEKDGFSSSDDAITNEELQRVSEQLYQSDSNRAEESDIILNKQHLASNTKDQEDESPEPLFKYVNQEKLFSKPTYASFIKLLNNYHRKVGTGEEFTADQLKEQDNFLQEIMKTKVMKELYSFLHSKNRYDTESDFVADLKKMWFGLYSRGNDEGDSSGFEHIFLGEVKKGKVSGFHNWIRFYLLEKEGVINYLSYNYDGPWTSYPDVLGMQFSWDGFFKEVGTAFIGSSPEFEFALYSLSFIARPGKKCHLKIGGHNLEIQTHTWDKSPYGNGKRYIATAYVASP; encoded by the exons ATGCATGCCACTGGGAAAATGAAGATGTGGGCATTTCTCCTCTTACTACAAGCTGCCTACAGCCTGGCCTCTGGAT CCTTATATGGTCCCGCTGACTCCTGCAAAGGACGTTGCAATGAGAAATATAACTCCAAGGATGTTTGCCATTGCAATAATCAATGTGAAACGTATCAAAACTGCTGTGATGACTATCAGAGCTATTGTGGACAAG GTAATACAGAGAATAAAGAAAAAG ATGGGTTTTCCAGCAGTGATGATGCAATTACCAATGAGGAACTGCAACGAGTGTCTGAGCAACTTTACCAAAGTGACTCCAACAGAGCAGAGGAGTCCGACATCATCCTTAACAAACAGCATCTAGCTTCAAATACTAAAGATCAAGAAGATGAGTCCCCAGAACC GCTCTTCAAGTATGTCAATCAAGAGAAGCTCTTCTCTAAGCCAACATATGCCAGTTTTATTAAGCTCCTGAATAATTATCATAGAAAGGTTGGGACTGGAGAAGAATTCACAGCAGATCAGCTAAAAGAGCAGGACAATTTCCTCCAGGAAATCATGAAGACCAAAGTCATGAAAGAACTTTACAGCTTCCTTCATAGCAAAA ATCGTTATGACACTGAGTCAGATTTTGTTGCTGATCTGAAGAAGATGTGGTTTGGTCTTTACTCTAGAGGAAATGATGAGGGTGATTCCAGTGGCTTTGAGCACATCTTCCTAG GTGAAGTCAAGAAAGGAAAGGTATCTGGATTCCACAACTGGATTCGTTTTTATCTTTTGGAGAAAGAGGGTGTTATTAACTATTTGAGTTACAATTATGATGGCCCG TGGACTTCGTATCCAGATGTCCTGGGTATGCAATTCAGTTGGGATGGATTTTTCAAGGAAGTCGGCACAGCTTTCATTGGAAGTAGTCCTGAATTCGAATTTGCCCTCTATTCGCTGTCTTTCATTGCCAGGCCTGGGAAAAA gtGTCACCTGAAAATTGGGGGCCATAATCTGGAGATCCAGACACATACTTGGGATAAGTCTCCTTATGGCAATGGGAAGAGGTACATAGCCACAGCTTATGTGGCATCCCCATGA